In Lachnospiraceae bacterium, one DNA window encodes the following:
- the argB gene encoding acetylglutamate kinase has product MNLEPMQKAAVLIEALPYIQRFNRKIVVIKYGGSAMVDEELKKKVIQDVVLLKLVGFKPIIVHGGGKEISRWVGKVGMEPHFINGLRVTDEPTMEIAEMVLNKVNKSLVQLVNELGIKAVGISGKDGMMLKCHKKLSKGEDIGFVGEVDKVDPQVIYDLLEKDFLPIICPIGYDENFLSYNINADDAACAIARAVKAEKLAFLTDVEGVYKDFEDKSSLISEMTVEEAQAFVDSGSLGGGMLPKLQNCIDAIENGVSRVHILDGRIPHCLLLEIFTDKGIGTAIYNSKEDERYYHG; this is encoded by the coding sequence ATGAACCTTGAACCAATGCAAAAAGCAGCAGTGCTTATTGAGGCACTGCCATATATTCAGCGTTTTAACCGTAAGATCGTTGTTATTAAATACGGCGGCAGCGCCATGGTAGACGAAGAATTAAAGAAAAAAGTCATCCAGGACGTGGTATTGCTTAAATTAGTAGGATTTAAGCCAATTATCGTACACGGAGGCGGCAAGGAGATCAGCCGCTGGGTTGGAAAAGTAGGCATGGAGCCACATTTTATCAATGGCTTGCGTGTAACTGACGAGCCGACCATGGAAATAGCAGAGATGGTATTAAATAAAGTAAATAAGAGCCTGGTACAGCTGGTAAATGAACTGGGCATCAAGGCAGTAGGCATCAGCGGCAAGGACGGCATGATGTTAAAATGCCATAAAAAGCTTTCCAAAGGCGAAGATATCGGCTTTGTAGGCGAAGTTGACAAGGTAGATCCACAGGTCATTTATGACCTTTTAGAGAAAGACTTTTTACCGATCATCTGTCCTATTGGATATGATGAGAATTTCTTAAGCTATAACATCAACGCAGATGATGCAGCCTGTGCCATTGCAAGAGCTGTAAAGGCAGAAAAGCTGGCTTTTTTAACAGATGTAGAAGGCGTATACAAGGATTTTGAGGATAAGAGTTCCCTTATTTCTGAAATGACCGTAGAAGAAGCCCAGGCCTTTGTAGACAGCGGAAGCTTAGGCGGCGGTATGCTTCCGAAGCTGCAGAACTGTATTGATGCTATTGAAAATGGTGTTTCCAGAGTACATATCCTGGACGGGCGTATTCCACATTGCCTGCTTCTGGAGATCTTTACAGATAAAGGTATTGGTACTGCTATTTATAATTCCAAGGAAGATGAGAGGTATTATCATGGCTGA
- the yfcC gene encoding putative basic amino acid antiporter YfcC, with product MEKKKFQMPHTYIIIFGVILVAALLTCFIPLGKYDTKEITYTVNGSEKTRTVVDPDSFQYILDEDGNKVTQAAPLFGTEDFGGRGGIVNYVFEGMTAGSRGGGAVAIIAFTLVVGGAFGIVLRTGAVESGIMRVISLTNGKEIILIPILITLFSLGGAVFGMGEEAIPFVMILVPMFIAMGYDAVVGIMCSYVATQVGFGSSWQNPFGLAVAQGIAGIPVMSGAWFRIPLWIFFTVLTIVFTMRYAVKIKKNPTMSVAYESDREYREDFKNNKNEDKPFTLGHKLVLIDILVCVIWTVWGVVKNGYYIPEIASQFFVMGLVAGIIGLIFRLNDMHLNDIPASFNQGAADLLGAAMCIGMAQGIIIILGGTDASSGTVLNTILHSISGAMQDLPPVVSAWFMYVFQSVFNFFVVSGSGQAALTMPIMAPLADLVGVERQIAVLAFQLGDAFTNFIVPTSGCLLGALAAAKLEWGSWAKFQIKFQAVLVVFASLAVVLGVVIGLS from the coding sequence ATGGAGAAGAAAAAGTTTCAGATGCCTCATACTTATATCATCATTTTTGGGGTTATCCTGGTAGCCGCATTGCTGACCTGTTTCATTCCGTTAGGAAAGTATGATACAAAAGAGATCACCTATACAGTTAATGGGTCAGAAAAAACAAGAACTGTTGTAGATCCGGACAGTTTCCAGTATATTCTGGATGAGGACGGCAACAAAGTGACACAGGCGGCACCGCTTTTTGGTACAGAAGATTTTGGCGGCCGCGGTGGTATAGTCAATTATGTATTTGAAGGTATGACTGCGGGAAGCAGAGGAGGCGGAGCAGTTGCTATTATCGCGTTCACTCTGGTAGTTGGCGGAGCTTTTGGTATTGTTCTCAGAACCGGAGCAGTTGAAAGTGGTATTATGCGTGTTATCAGCCTGACAAACGGTAAAGAGATCATCCTGATCCCGATTCTGATCACACTGTTTTCACTGGGTGGTGCTGTATTTGGAATGGGTGAAGAGGCAATTCCGTTTGTTATGATCCTGGTTCCTATGTTTATTGCTATGGGATATGACGCAGTTGTAGGCATCATGTGTAGTTATGTAGCAACACAGGTTGGTTTTGGCAGTTCCTGGCAGAATCCTTTTGGACTGGCAGTTGCCCAGGGCATTGCAGGTATCCCTGTTATGTCAGGTGCATGGTTTCGTATTCCATTATGGATCTTCTTTACTGTTTTAACCATTGTATTTACCATGCGCTATGCAGTAAAGATTAAAAAGAATCCAACCATGTCTGTTGCATATGAATCTGATCGTGAATACAGAGAAGATTTTAAAAATAATAAAAATGAAGATAAACCATTTACTTTAGGCCATAAACTGGTTCTTATAGATATCCTTGTATGTGTTATCTGGACGGTTTGGGGCGTTGTAAAAAACGGTTATTATATTCCTGAGATTGCTTCACAGTTCTTTGTAATGGGGTTGGTTGCAGGTATTATTGGACTGATCTTCCGTTTAAATGATATGCACTTAAATGATATTCCAGCTTCCTTTAATCAGGGTGCAGCTGACCTGTTAGGTGCAGCAATGTGCATAGGTATGGCACAGGGTATCATTATTATCTTAGGTGGAACAGATGCTTCTTCCGGAACTGTATTAAACACCATTCTCCACAGTATCAGTGGTGCAATGCAGGATCTCCCTCCAGTTGTTTCAGCATGGTTTATGTATGTATTCCAGTCTGTATTTAACTTCTTTGTTGTATCTGGTTCCGGACAGGCAGCTCTTACTATGCCGATCATGGCACCTTTAGCTGATCTGGTAGGTGTAGAACGTCAGATAGCAGTTCTTGCGTTCCAGCTGGGTGATGCATTTACAAACTTTATCGTACCTACTTCCGGCTGTCTGTTAGGCGCACTGGCTGCAGCAAAACTGGAGTGGGGGAGTTGGGCAAAGTTCCAGATCAAGTTCCAGGCAGTCCTGGTTGTATTTGCTTCCCTGGCAGTGGTCCTTGGCGTTGTCATCGGACTGTCATAA
- a CDS encoding cyclic-di-AMP receptor has protein sequence MELMIIIVQEPDYPKLSGTFIHNRVMATKFSTEGLYLNKKNITLMVCIEKEREEEILNYIRQSCTERMEERQVCEYNGMTMVDITKGVKVGGAIVFFLDVDRMMKF, from the coding sequence ATGGAATTAATGATCATTATCGTTCAGGAACCGGATTATCCAAAGCTTTCAGGTACTTTTATCCATAATCGTGTAATGGCAACGAAGTTCAGTACAGAGGGATTGTATCTGAATAAGAAAAATATTACATTAATGGTATGCATTGAAAAAGAGAGAGAAGAGGAAATCCTAAATTATATCCGTCAAAGCTGTACAGAACGAATGGAAGAACGTCAGGTCTGTGAATATAATGGAATGACTATGGTAGACATTACCAAAGGTGTAAAAGTAGGCGGTGCCATTGTATTTTTTCTGGATGTTGACCGGATGATGAAGTTTTAA
- a CDS encoding Crp/Fnr family transcriptional regulator has product MEEALSCIGRMPIFNGIEEEELYTLIKCCDGQMAMFENDQWIFQAGEELGYIMVVLKGRLAVVQEDFWHQQKEVIYIMPGEIFGENYASAGNKTLPVSIKAAEKSEVLFLDYKRSLTFCTMACPFHSMMVHNLISIMSTNKGRAEEKLEHISQKTTRDKLRSYLSCRALQEGSGSFDIPYNRQELADYLGVDRSAMSSELGKMKADGILEFKKNHFTLKRY; this is encoded by the coding sequence ATGGAAGAAGCATTAAGCTGTATTGGACGGATGCCTATTTTTAATGGGATTGAGGAAGAGGAATTATATACATTGATCAAATGCTGCGATGGACAGATGGCGATGTTTGAAAACGATCAGTGGATTTTTCAGGCAGGAGAAGAGCTGGGGTATATCATGGTAGTTTTAAAGGGACGACTGGCAGTTGTTCAGGAAGATTTCTGGCATCAGCAAAAAGAGGTGATCTATATTATGCCGGGAGAGATATTTGGTGAAAATTATGCCAGTGCAGGTAATAAAACACTGCCTGTAAGCATCAAAGCAGCAGAAAAAAGTGAGGTACTGTTTTTAGATTACAAGCGTTCTCTTACCTTCTGTACCATGGCATGTCCATTTCACAGCATGATGGTCCATAACCTGATCAGTATCATGAGTACAAACAAAGGCCGCGCAGAGGAAAAATTAGAACATATATCCCAGAAAACAACCAGAGATAAACTACGATCCTATTTATCCTGTAGAGCTTTACAGGAAGGCAGCGGCAGTTTCGATATTCCATATAACCGCCAGGAGCTGGCTGACTACCTGGGTGTAGACCGCAGCGCCATGTCCAGTGAGCTTGGAAAGATGAAAGCAGATGGGATCCTGGAATTTAAGAAAAACCATTTTACATTAAAAAGATATTGA
- a CDS encoding argininosuccinate synthase produces MKEKVVLAYSGGLDTTAIIPWLKEHFNYDVVCCCIDCGQGKELEGLEERAKLSGASKLYIEDLVDDFCDNYIMPCVKANAVYENEYLLGTSMARPAIAKRLVDIARKEGAVAICHGATGKGNDQIRFELSIKALAPDIKIIAPWRMTDVWTMQSREDEIEYCKQHGIDLPFDHSHSYSRDSNIWHVSHEGLELEDPSLEPNFSNMLVMGVTPEQAPDEDEYVTMTFEKGVPTSVNGVKMKVSDIIRKLNELGGKHGIGIVDIVENRVVGMKSRGVYETPGGTILMAAHKQLEELVLDRATMEVKKDMGNKLAQIVYEGKWFTPLCDAVKAFVESTQEYVTGEVKFKLYKGNIIKAGTTSPYSLYSESLASFTTGDLYDHHDADGFITLFGLPLKVRAMKLAEMKKENNQK; encoded by the coding sequence ATGAAAGAGAAAGTAGTTTTAGCATATTCAGGCGGTCTGGATACCACCGCTATTATTCCATGGTTAAAGGAGCACTTCAATTATGATGTTGTCTGCTGCTGTATCGACTGTGGACAGGGAAAAGAGTTAGAGGGACTGGAAGAGAGAGCAAAGCTGTCAGGAGCTTCTAAATTATATATTGAAGATTTAGTAGATGATTTCTGCGACAACTACATTATGCCATGTGTAAAGGCAAATGCAGTTTATGAAAATGAATACTTATTAGGTACTTCCATGGCTCGTCCGGCTATTGCCAAAAGACTGGTTGACATCGCACGTAAAGAAGGCGCTGTTGCCATCTGCCACGGTGCTACCGGTAAGGGAAATGACCAGATCCGTTTTGAGCTGTCTATTAAAGCTCTTGCCCCAGACATCAAGATCATCGCTCCATGGCGTATGACTGACGTATGGACCATGCAGTCCCGTGAGGATGAGATCGAATACTGCAAGCAGCATGGTATTGATCTTCCATTTGACCACAGCCACAGCTACAGCCGTGACAGCAACATCTGGCATGTAAGCCACGAAGGTCTGGAACTGGAAGATCCTTCCTTAGAGCCAAACTTCTCCAACATGCTGGTTATGGGTGTTACCCCAGAGCAGGCACCAGATGAAGATGAATATGTTACTATGACCTTTGAAAAGGGTGTTCCTACCAGCGTAAACGGCGTTAAGATGAAAGTTTCTGATATTATCCGCAAGTTAAATGAGCTGGGTGGAAAGCATGGTATCGGTATTGTAGATATCGTTGAGAACCGTGTAGTAGGTATGAAGTCCCGTGGCGTTTATGAAACTCCAGGCGGAACCATTTTAATGGCTGCCCACAAACAGCTGGAAGAACTGGTTCTTGACCGTGCTACCATGGAAGTTAAGAAGGATATGGGCAACAAGCTGGCTCAGATCGTTTACGAAGGAAAATGGTTCACCCCACTTTGCGACGCTGTAAAAGCATTCGTAGAGTCCACTCAGGAATATGTAACCGGTGAAGTTAAGTTTAAACTTTACAAGGGCAACATCATCAAAGCCGGAACCACTTCTCCATACTCCTTATACAGCGAGTCCTTAGCATCCTTTACAACCGGTGACCTTTACGACCACCATGATGCAGACGGTTTCATCACTCTGTTCGGACTTCCATTAAAGGTTCGTGCTATGAAGTTAGCTGAAATGAAGAAAGAGAATAACCAGAAGTAA
- a CDS encoding aspartate aminotransferase family protein produces the protein MADEKMIDRAEHVLYKTYNRFPVVFDYGKGVTLWDTEGNEYLDFGAGIAVMGLGYCDEEYTNAVKAQMDKLTHISNLFYNQPSIDAGEKLLKVSGMDKVFFTNSGTEAIEGALKIAKRYHYNKLHETMGDGCDGCEEKEVDMTGEIIAMNHSFHGRSLGALSVTGNAHYRTPFNPLIPGVRFADFNDLESIKAQITDKTCAIIMETIQGEGGIYPATEEFLKGVRALCDEHDLLLILDEIQCGMGRSGEMFAWQKYGVKPDVMTVAKALGNGVPIGAFLACGKAAAAMVPGDHGTTYGGNPLVTAAADAVLDIFEKRHIVDHVKEIGAYLYEKLEGLKDKYEVVKDHRGTGLIQGLEFTVPVGPIVSKALLEQKLVLISAGANIIRFVPPLIIEKSDVDEMVKRLEAVIEK, from the coding sequence ATGGCTGATGAGAAAATGATCGATCGGGCAGAACATGTCCTGTATAAAACATATAACCGTTTTCCTGTAGTATTTGATTATGGAAAAGGTGTAACCTTATGGGATACAGAAGGAAATGAATATCTGGATTTTGGCGCAGGCATTGCTGTTATGGGACTTGGATACTGTGACGAAGAGTATACAAATGCAGTGAAGGCCCAGATGGACAAGCTGACCCATATTTCCAATCTGTTTTACAATCAGCCGTCTATTGATGCTGGTGAAAAGCTGTTGAAGGTATCTGGAATGGATAAAGTATTTTTCACTAACAGCGGTACTGAGGCTATTGAAGGTGCATTAAAGATCGCAAAGAGATATCATTACAATAAGCTTCATGAGACCATGGGAGACGGCTGTGATGGCTGTGAGGAAAAAGAAGTGGATATGACCGGCGAGATTATTGCCATGAACCATTCTTTCCACGGAAGAAGCTTAGGCGCTTTGTCTGTAACTGGAAATGCACATTACAGAACTCCCTTTAATCCACTGATCCCAGGCGTGCGTTTTGCTGATTTCAATGATCTGGAAAGCATAAAGGCACAGATCACAGACAAGACATGTGCCATTATCATGGAGACTATCCAGGGAGAAGGCGGCATTTATCCTGCAACAGAGGAATTTTTAAAGGGTGTCCGTGCACTTTGCGATGAGCACGATCTGCTGCTTATCTTAGATGAGATCCAGTGCGGTATGGGACGTTCCGGAGAAATGTTTGCATGGCAGAAATATGGTGTAAAACCAGACGTGATGACGGTTGCAAAAGCTTTGGGAAATGGTGTACCTATCGGTGCATTCTTAGCCTGCGGAAAAGCAGCAGCTGCTATGGTGCCTGGTGATCACGGAACTACCTATGGCGGAAATCCACTGGTAACAGCCGCTGCAGACGCAGTTCTGGATATTTTTGAAAAACGTCACATTGTAGATCATGTAAAAGAAATCGGAGCATATTTGTACGAAAAGCTGGAAGGCTTAAAAGATAAGTATGAGGTGGTAAAGGACCATCGCGGCACAGGTCTGATCCAGGGGCTGGAATTTACAGTTCCGGTAGGCCCCATCGTATCTAAGGCATTGTTAGAGCAGAAACTGGTACTTATCAGTGCCGGCGCCAACATTATCCGTTTTGTTCCTCCGCTGATCATTGAAAAGAGCGATGTAGATGAAATGGTTAAGAGACTGGAAGCAGTTATTGAGAAATAG
- a CDS encoding ABC transporter substrate-binding protein: MKKKLALLLACTMALSLTACGGSKPAATTAAPETTTAAAAESSAESKADEKTEAAGGDMDALIEAAKAEGELTVYGSCEEEYLSAACQNFEKLYGIKTKYQRLSTSEVYTKVSEEAGKPSADVWFGGTTDPYNEAVAADLLEPYDAMNAVNLISDDYKDPTNCWYGIYKGILGFMVNTEELERLGLEAPKTWDDLTKEEYKGLIMMSNPNTAGTAKLVINTMIQMKGHDEAMEYFKALDKNIAQYTKSGSGPSKMVGPGECVIAIGFLHDGIYQILQGYDNIQLVVPEDGTSFEVGATAIFKGATHPNAAKLWIEYALSPDCVDHAKENGSYQFLVLKNATQPEEAEKFGLDMNNTIDYDFADAKENSAKYVEDFFEALGSTSDGADSSRFLTE, from the coding sequence ATGAAGAAAAAACTTGCATTGTTACTGGCTTGTACCATGGCGTTAAGTCTGACAGCATGTGGCGGTTCAAAACCGGCTGCAACAACAGCAGCTCCGGAAACAACCACAGCAGCAGCTGCAGAAAGCAGCGCAGAGAGCAAAGCTGATGAGAAAACAGAAGCAGCCGGCGGGGATATGGATGCTCTGATCGAAGCAGCTAAGGCTGAAGGCGAATTAACTGTATATGGTTCCTGCGAAGAGGAATACTTATCAGCTGCCTGCCAGAACTTTGAAAAACTCTATGGAATTAAGACAAAATACCAGAGACTTTCTACTTCAGAAGTTTATACCAAGGTTTCTGAAGAAGCAGGAAAGCCTTCAGCAGATGTATGGTTCGGCGGAACAACTGATCCTTATAATGAGGCAGTTGCAGCAGATCTGTTAGAGCCGTATGATGCCATGAATGCAGTAAACCTGATCAGTGATGATTATAAGGATCCTACTAATTGCTGGTATGGTATCTACAAAGGCATTCTGGGATTCATGGTTAATACAGAAGAGCTGGAGCGTTTAGGTCTGGAAGCACCTAAGACATGGGATGATCTGACAAAGGAAGAGTACAAGGGACTGATCATGATGTCCAACCCAAATACAGCTGGTACTGCTAAACTGGTCATCAATACAATGATCCAGATGAAGGGGCATGATGAAGCTATGGAATACTTCAAGGCTCTGGACAAAAACATTGCACAGTATACCAAGTCCGGTTCTGGTCCTTCCAAGATGGTTGGCCCTGGTGAGTGTGTGATCGCTATTGGTTTCTTACATGATGGTATTTATCAGATCCTTCAGGGATATGACAATATCCAGTTAGTTGTTCCGGAAGATGGAACTTCCTTTGAAGTTGGCGCAACCGCTATCTTTAAGGGAGCAACTCATCCAAATGCAGCAAAATTATGGATCGAGTATGCATTATCTCCTGACTGTGTAGACCATGCAAAAGAGAATGGTTCTTATCAGTTCCTGGTATTAAAGAATGCAACACAGCCAGAAGAAGCTGAGAAATTTGGTCTTGATATGAACAATACCATTGACTATGATTTTGCAGATGCAAAAGAGAACAGTGCGAAGTATGTAGAAGACTTCTTCGAAGCATTAGGAAGCACATCTGATGGCGCAGACTCCAGCCGTTTCTTAACTGAGTAA
- the argJ gene encoding bifunctional glutamate N-acetyltransferase/amino-acid acetyltransferase ArgJ: MNEKIKVIEGGVTAAKGFMAASTAAGIKYKNRQDMAMIYSKQPCKSAGTFTTNLVKAAPVKWDKNQVTSGADAQAVIINAGIANACTGEEGMGYCAQTAKAAAEVLGVAENGVLVASTGVIGMQLPIDKIAAGVKTMAPLLGDSLEKGTEASKAIMTTDTKNKQVAVQIDMNGTMVTIGGMCKGSGMIHPNMCTMLSFVTTDAAISKELLQEALSEDIKDTYNMISVDGDTSTNDTVLLLANGLAGNREITEKNEDYALFCEALNYINETLAKKMAGDGEGCTALFEVKIIGAQTKDQAKVLAKSVITSSLTKAAIFGHDANWGRILCAMGYSGAQFDPEKVDLFFESAAGHMQIIKDGVAVDYSEEEATRILSEPEVTAIADIKMGDAQATAWGCDLTFDYVKINADYRS, from the coding sequence ATGAACGAAAAGATAAAAGTGATTGAAGGCGGTGTTACCGCAGCCAAGGGCTTTATGGCAGCATCTACAGCAGCAGGTATTAAATACAAAAATCGTCAGGATATGGCGATGATCTACAGTAAGCAGCCTTGTAAAAGTGCAGGAACCTTTACCACAAACCTGGTAAAAGCAGCTCCTGTAAAATGGGACAAGAACCAGGTAACAAGCGGCGCTGATGCCCAGGCAGTGATCATCAATGCAGGTATTGCAAATGCATGTACAGGTGAAGAAGGAATGGGCTACTGTGCACAGACTGCAAAGGCTGCTGCAGAAGTCTTAGGAGTTGCAGAGAATGGTGTTTTAGTTGCTTCTACCGGTGTTATTGGTATGCAGCTTCCTATTGACAAGATCGCAGCAGGGGTAAAGACTATGGCCCCCCTTCTCGGTGACAGCCTGGAGAAAGGTACAGAAGCATCTAAGGCCATTATGACTACAGATACAAAAAACAAGCAGGTAGCCGTACAGATCGACATGAATGGAACGATGGTTACTATTGGTGGTATGTGCAAAGGCTCTGGAATGATCCACCCAAATATGTGTACAATGTTAAGCTTTGTTACAACTGATGCAGCCATCAGCAAGGAACTGCTTCAGGAAGCATTAAGTGAGGATATTAAAGATACTTATAACATGATCTCTGTAGATGGCGATACTTCTACCAACGATACCGTTCTCCTTTTGGCAAATGGTCTTGCAGGCAACAGGGAAATTACAGAGAAGAATGAAGATTACGCATTATTCTGTGAAGCATTAAACTACATCAACGAAACTCTGGCTAAGAAAATGGCAGGTGACGGAGAAGGCTGCACAGCATTATTTGAAGTAAAGATCATAGGTGCACAGACAAAGGATCAGGCAAAAGTTTTAGCAAAGTCTGTTATCACTTCCAGCCTGACTAAGGCAGCTATTTTCGGACATGACGCAAACTGGGGCCGTATTCTTTGTGCAATGGGCTATTCAGGGGCTCAGTTTGATCCGGAAAAGGTAGATCTGTTCTTTGAAAGTGCAGCAGGCCATATGCAGATCATCAAAGACGGCGTTGCAGTAGATTACAGCGAAGAAGAGGCAACCAGGATCCTTTCTGAGCCGGAGGTTACTGCCATTGCAGATATAAAAATGGGTGATGCCCAGGCAACTGCGTGGGGCTGTGACCTGACCTTTGATTATGTAAAGATCAACGCAGATTACCGCTCATGA
- a CDS encoding GNAT family N-acetyltransferase: MAGTMDILVREMTMEDYDQVYKLWTKISGFRIRSIDDSREGVERFLKRNPTTSVVAVQNGHIIGNILCGHDGRTGCFYHVCVEDSYRHHGVGYKMVRAAIKAMQKEGVSKISLVAFKDNHIGNAFWQGIGWTEREDFNSYEFILNEENIIRFVK, from the coding sequence ATGGCAGGGACAATGGATATTCTGGTTCGGGAAATGACCATGGAAGATTATGATCAGGTATATAAATTATGGACGAAGATATCAGGCTTCCGTATCAGGAGCATTGATGATTCAAGAGAAGGGGTGGAACGCTTTTTAAAGCGGAATCCAACCACCAGCGTAGTGGCAGTCCAGAACGGGCATATCATTGGAAATATCCTTTGCGGACATGACGGACGTACCGGGTGTTTTTATCATGTATGTGTAGAAGACAGCTATCGTCATCATGGGGTCGGTTATAAAATGGTACGTGCAGCCATTAAAGCCATGCAGAAAGAGGGCGTGAGCAAGATTTCACTGGTGGCATTTAAAGATAACCACATTGGAAATGCGTTCTGGCAGGGGATTGGCTGGACAGAACGTGAAGATTTTAACAGCTATGAGTTCATTTTAAATGAAGAAAATATTATCAGATTTGTAAAGTAA
- the argC gene encoding N-acetyl-gamma-glutamyl-phosphate reductase, whose amino-acid sequence MIKAGIIGSTGYAGGELARLLLQRDDVEIKWYGSRSYIDQKYASIYQNMFKIVDDKCMDDNMKELADQVDVIFTATPQGLCSTLVNEEILSKVKIIDLSADFRIKDVAVYEKWYKLTHGSPEYIKEAVYGLPEVNRDKIKNARIIANPGCFPTCSFLSTYPLVKEGLIDPNTIIIDAKSGTSGAGRSAKVDSLFCEVNENIKAYGVASHRHTPEIEEQLSYAAGKPVVISFTPHLVPMNRGILVTAYASLTKEVTWEEVRAAYDKYYKDEYFVRVLDKDVVPQTRWVEGSNFADVNFKIDPRTNRIVMMGAIDNMVKGAAGQAIQNMNLMFGLPENTGLKQIPMFP is encoded by the coding sequence ATGATAAAAGCAGGTATTATCGGATCTACAGGTTATGCAGGCGGAGAACTGGCAAGACTGCTGCTGCAAAGAGATGACGTAGAGATCAAATGGTATGGTTCCAGAAGTTATATCGATCAGAAATATGCTTCCATTTACCAGAACATGTTCAAGATTGTAGATGACAAATGTATGGATGATAATATGAAGGAACTGGCTGATCAGGTAGATGTAATATTTACGGCAACTCCCCAGGGCCTTTGCTCCACACTGGTAAACGAAGAAATCCTTTCTAAAGTAAAGATCATCGACTTAAGCGCTGATTTTCGTATTAAAGATGTAGCAGTTTATGAAAAATGGTACAAACTGACTCACGGATCACCGGAATATATTAAGGAAGCTGTATATGGACTTCCGGAAGTAAACAGAGATAAAATTAAGAATGCAAGGATCATTGCAAATCCGGGATGTTTCCCCACCTGTTCCTTCTTATCTACATACCCGTTAGTGAAAGAGGGACTGATCGATCCGAACACTATTATCATTGACGCTAAATCAGGTACTTCCGGTGCAGGCAGAAGCGCTAAAGTTGACAGTCTTTTCTGCGAGGTCAATGAAAATATCAAGGCATACGGCGTGGCTTCCCACAGACACACACCGGAGATCGAGGAGCAGCTGTCCTATGCAGCAGGAAAGCCGGTGGTCATCAGCTTTACACCTCATCTGGTTCCAATGAACAGAGGTATCCTGGTAACTGCTTATGCTTCCCTTACAAAAGAAGTGACCTGGGAAGAGGTAAGAGCTGCTTACGATAAATATTATAAAGATGAATATTTTGTACGTGTTCTGGATAAGGATGTAGTTCCCCAGACACGCTGGGTAGAAGGAAGTAACTTTGCAGATGTAAACTTCAAGATCGACCCAAGAACTAACCGCATTGTTATGATGGGTGCAATTGACAATATGGTAAAAGGTGCTGCAGGACAGGCCATCCAGAACATGAACTTAATGTTTGGCCTTCCGGAGAATACAGGATTAAAGCAGATCCCGATGTTCCCATAA